One Neovison vison isolate M4711 chromosome 2, ASM_NN_V1, whole genome shotgun sequence genomic window carries:
- the PSMB4 gene encoding proteasome subunit beta type-4 isoform X2 has protein sequence MEAFLESPSRLWAGGPAPGQFYHIPPTPGASMEPASSPYGGPITRTQNPMVTGTSVLGVKFEGGVVIAADMLGSYGSLARFRNISRIMRVNDSTMLGASGDYADFQYLKQVLGQMVIDEELLGDGHSYSPRAIHSWLTRAMYSRRSKMNPLWNTMVIGGYADGESFLGYVDMLGVAYEAPSLATGYGAYLAQPLLREVLEKQPVLSQSEARELVERCMRVLYYRDARSYNRFQIATVTEKGVEIEGPLSAETNWEIAHMIRSQSSLSIKRNKESHRVSRISTSGLSCF, from the exons ATGGAAGCGTTTTTGGAGTCGCCGTCCAGACTTTGGGCCGGGGGTCCGGCCCCGGGGCAATTTTACCACATCCCGCCTACTCCTGGTGCCTCCATGGAGCCGGCATCCTCGCCCTACGGGGGTCCGATTACGCGCACGCA GAACCCCATGGTGACCGGGACCTCGGTCTTGGGCGTTAAGTTTGAGGGTGGAGTGGTGATTGCCGCAGACATGCTGGGCTCCTACGGCTCCTTGGCTCGTTTCCGCAACATCTCTCGCATTATGCGAGTCAACGACAGCACCATGTTGGGTGCTTCCGGAGACTATGCAGATTTCCAGTATTTGAAGCAAGTTCTCGGCCAGATGGT GATTGATGAGGAGCTGTTGGGAGATGGACACAGCTATAGTCCTAGAGCTATTCATTCATGGCTGACCAGGGCCATGTACAGCCGCCGCTCCAAGATGAACCCCCTGTGGAACACCATGGTCATTGGAGGCTATGCTGATGGAGAGAG CTTCCTCGGCTATGTGGACATGCTTGGTGTAGCTTATGAAGCCCCTTCACTGGCCACTGGTTATGGTGCATACTTGGCTCAG CCTCTGCTGCGAGAAGTTCTGGAAAAGCAGCCAGTCCTGAGCCAGAGTGAGGCCCGAGAGCTAGTGGAACGCTGCATGCGAGTGCTGTATTATCGAGATGCCCGTTCTTATAACCGG TTTCAGATTGCCACTGTCACCGAAAAAGGTGTTGAAATCGAGGGACCACTGTCTGCAGAGACTAACTGGGAAATTGCTCACATGATCA
- the PSMB4 gene encoding proteasome subunit beta type-4 isoform X1 produces MEAFLESPSRLWAGGPAPGQFYHIPPTPGASMEPASSPYGGPITRTQNPMVTGTSVLGVKFEGGVVIAADMLGSYGSLARFRNISRIMRVNDSTMLGASGDYADFQYLKQVLGQMVIDEELLGDGHSYSPRAIHSWLTRAMYSRRSKMNPLWNTMVIGGYADGESFLGYVDMLGVAYEAPSLATGYGAYLAQPLLREVLEKQPVLSQSEARELVERCMRVLYYRDARSYNRFQIATVTEKGVEIEGPLSAETNWEIAHMISGFE; encoded by the exons ATGGAAGCGTTTTTGGAGTCGCCGTCCAGACTTTGGGCCGGGGGTCCGGCCCCGGGGCAATTTTACCACATCCCGCCTACTCCTGGTGCCTCCATGGAGCCGGCATCCTCGCCCTACGGGGGTCCGATTACGCGCACGCA GAACCCCATGGTGACCGGGACCTCGGTCTTGGGCGTTAAGTTTGAGGGTGGAGTGGTGATTGCCGCAGACATGCTGGGCTCCTACGGCTCCTTGGCTCGTTTCCGCAACATCTCTCGCATTATGCGAGTCAACGACAGCACCATGTTGGGTGCTTCCGGAGACTATGCAGATTTCCAGTATTTGAAGCAAGTTCTCGGCCAGATGGT GATTGATGAGGAGCTGTTGGGAGATGGACACAGCTATAGTCCTAGAGCTATTCATTCATGGCTGACCAGGGCCATGTACAGCCGCCGCTCCAAGATGAACCCCCTGTGGAACACCATGGTCATTGGAGGCTATGCTGATGGAGAGAG CTTCCTCGGCTATGTGGACATGCTTGGTGTAGCTTATGAAGCCCCTTCACTGGCCACTGGTTATGGTGCATACTTGGCTCAG CCTCTGCTGCGAGAAGTTCTGGAAAAGCAGCCAGTCCTGAGCCAGAGTGAGGCCCGAGAGCTAGTGGAACGCTGCATGCGAGTGCTGTATTATCGAGATGCCCGTTCTTATAACCGG TTTCAGATTGCCACTGTCACCGAAAAAGGTGTTGAAATCGAGGGACCACTGTCTGCAGAGACTAACTGGGAAATTGCTCACATGATCAG TGGTTTTGAATGA